A stretch of the Nematostella vectensis chromosome 1, jaNemVect1.1, whole genome shotgun sequence genome encodes the following:
- the LOC5513841 gene encoding golgin subfamily A member 6-like protein 22, which yields MACHGHATVKTGRPRVGDDKFTQQSGTHGTSLFKYKMSEDKKVAEKRELFIWKFDSDVSLLKEVIAEEPHKHPYASKERGQKWDKIALNLKENHGFKVTQRSVRKRFNSLHEDFLKKEKKEKRDSGGEVMYDEKHQMLTDYNELIEDWERERKERVDDEKVMAEDMRKKATERLSATKKRKESGEDKGEEDQPKRKTQQSLVQLMEQSIAVRSQERARELEIRENELKQQQHFHGFLLQQQQQAQQMHMQQQQQQQAMNMAMMNVLTEMLNAVKNAKTYYC from the exons atggCCTGTCACGGTCACGCTACTGTCAAAACTGGTCGCCCTCGAGTGGGCGACGACAAGTTTACACAGCAAAGTGGTACTCACGGGACCAGTTTGTTCAAg TACAAAATGTCTGAGGATAAAAAAGTGGCGGAAAAAAGAGAGCTCTTTATATGGAAATTTGACAGCGATGTCTCACTTCTGAAAGAGGTTATTGCGGAGGAGCCTCACAAGCATCCTTACGCATCAAAAGAGAGAGGACAGAAGTGGGACAAAATCGCCCtcaatttaaaagaaaaccatGGGTTTAAGGTCACTCAAAGGTCGGTGAGAAAGAGGTTTAATAGTCTGCATGaagactttttaaaaaaagagaagaagGAGAAGAGAGACAGTGGGGGAGAGGTGATGTACGATGAAAAGCACCAGATGCTTACAGACTACAACGAGCTTATAGAGGACTGGGAAAGGGAAAGGAAAGAGAGGGTGGATGACGAGAAGGTTATGGCAGAAGATATGAGGAAGAAGGCAACAGAGAGATTAAGTGCAACCAAGAAGAGAAAAGAGAGTGGCGAAGACAAGGGCGAAGAAGACCAACCAAAGAGAAAGACACAGCAAAGTTTGGTGCAATTAATGGAGCAGAGCATAGCAGTACGTAGTCAGGAGAGGGCAAGAGAGCTGGAAATCAGAGAAAATGAATTAAAGCAACAGCAGCATTTCCATGGCTTCCTGCtccagcagcaacaacaggCACAGCAGATGCATatgcaacagcaacagcaacaacaagccATGAATATGGCCATGATGAATGTCCTAACAGAGATGCTGAATGCTGTTAAAAATGCAAAGACCTACTATTGTTAA